In Sporosarcina sp. PTS2304, a genomic segment contains:
- a CDS encoding TetR/AcrR family transcriptional regulator, giving the protein MPKQTFYNLPLNKQQILLDAAMKEFSRVPLHEAVISNIIKYAEISRGSFYQYFENLEDVFFYILDEHVKLHHKRFTLQLQQNNGDLLETFLNIFQSMLEDFQSEENRIFFRNAFLNMSHKMERAFTDHVHIENFMSERAELFALINTEKMTGTSKCELAHVMKIIQAVTFQNLIQSFSLQLSPEEALKNYQTEIMILKRGIYRET; this is encoded by the coding sequence ATGCCGAAGCAAACATTTTATAATTTACCACTAAATAAACAACAAATTCTGCTCGACGCGGCAATGAAAGAATTTTCACGCGTTCCTTTACATGAAGCGGTGATCTCTAATATTATCAAATATGCTGAAATTTCACGCGGCAGTTTTTATCAATACTTTGAAAATCTAGAGGATGTATTTTTTTATATTTTGGATGAACATGTAAAGTTACATCACAAACGTTTTACTCTGCAACTGCAACAAAATAACGGAGATTTGTTGGAGACTTTCCTCAATATATTTCAATCGATGTTAGAAGACTTTCAGTCAGAGGAAAATCGCATATTTTTCCGTAATGCTTTTTTGAATATGTCTCATAAAATGGAACGAGCGTTTACAGACCATGTCCACATAGAAAACTTCATGTCCGAGCGCGCTGAGCTTTTTGCGTTAATTAATACGGAAAAAATGACGGGTACGAGTAAATGTGAACTCGCTCATGTGATGAAAATTATTCAAGCAGTTACTTTTCAAAACTTGATTCAAAGCTTCTCTTTACAATTATCCCCTGAAGAAGCATTAAAAAACTATCAAACGGAAATTATGATATTAAAAAGAGGAATCTACCGTGAAACGTGA
- a CDS encoding universal stress protein, with the protein MKIAVAIDGSENAWRAAKHAIMLAEYLPKVQLEIIYVQDYDKAKDERLLAQSLESLSLKREQKLHPIMALAKEAAVDAEIVMLKGNPSQEIIKYVNEQGIDKLVIGSRGLNAFQEMILGSVSHKVMKHVQCPVTIVK; encoded by the coding sequence ATGAAGATTGCGGTAGCGATTGATGGTTCAGAAAATGCGTGGCGTGCAGCAAAACATGCGATAATGCTGGCTGAATATTTACCTAAAGTACAATTGGAAATCATCTATGTTCAAGATTATGATAAAGCGAAAGATGAGCGGTTATTGGCACAAAGTCTTGAAAGTTTATCTCTAAAGCGAGAGCAGAAGCTGCATCCGATCATGGCATTGGCAAAAGAAGCAGCTGTTGACGCAGAAATTGTCATGTTGAAAGGAAATCCAAGTCAAGAAATTATCAAATACGTGAACGAACAAGGAATCGACAAGCTAGTGATCGGCAGTCGTGGGTTGAATGCGTTTCAGGAAATGATTTTAGGCAGTGTAAGTCATAAAGTGATGAAGCATGTGCAATGTCCAGTAACTATTGTGAAGTGA
- a CDS encoding SulP family inorganic anion transporter — protein MQTLQQQWFGNVRADILAGIVVGLALIPEALAFAFIVGVDPRVALYASFSIAVITSFVGGRPGLISAATGAMALVLVSLMAEHGLQYVLAATILTGIIQFILGGCKVANLMRFIPNSVMLGFVNALGIMIFITQLPYLVGTGMMTYVFAGVTLLLVYAVPRFFTAIPAPLIAIVVMTTIALVSGVKLQVIGDLGTMPNSLPSFFLPDIPLNFETFKIILPYSVALAIVGLLESLLTSQVLDDMTDTPSNKNREARGQGIANFINGFFGGMAGCALIGQSVINMKSGGRGRLSTLTAGVFLMFLIIVLGDVVVKIPMPVLAGVMVMVAMTTFNWGSFKFLRSAPRSESIVMLITVAIILYTHNLAVGVVIGVILSALFFVAKISRVTVTNREGIYKITGPLFFASTTKFIQSFEEVTEKNIVIDFEDSQLWDESAVGAIFKVKQKLEDKGINVMVSGLNTSSEQLYEKLL, from the coding sequence ATGCAAACTTTGCAACAACAGTGGTTCGGCAATGTGCGGGCAGATATATTGGCAGGGATTGTCGTTGGTTTGGCGCTCATTCCAGAAGCACTTGCGTTTGCGTTCATTGTCGGCGTAGATCCACGTGTAGCGCTATATGCCTCATTTTCCATTGCGGTAATTACCTCTTTTGTAGGGGGGCGTCCGGGACTTATTTCAGCTGCAACTGGTGCGATGGCTTTGGTGCTTGTCAGTCTGATGGCAGAGCATGGCTTGCAATATGTGCTTGCGGCTACTATTTTAACAGGCATTATTCAATTCATTTTAGGTGGATGTAAAGTGGCGAACTTAATGCGCTTCATTCCGAATTCAGTCATGCTAGGTTTTGTGAATGCACTCGGTATTATGATTTTTATAACGCAATTGCCGTATTTAGTAGGAACCGGAATGATGACTTATGTATTCGCAGGAGTTACATTGCTTTTAGTATACGCCGTTCCGCGATTTTTCACTGCAATTCCTGCACCGCTGATCGCGATTGTAGTGATGACGACGATTGCTTTAGTCAGTGGAGTGAAGCTTCAAGTGATCGGTGATTTAGGAACGATGCCGAATTCATTGCCATCATTTTTCTTACCGGATATTCCATTGAATTTTGAGACATTCAAAATTATACTGCCTTATTCAGTCGCTCTTGCGATAGTCGGTTTACTGGAGTCATTGCTGACATCACAAGTTCTAGATGATATGACGGACACCCCAAGCAATAAGAACCGTGAAGCCCGTGGTCAAGGAATTGCGAACTTCATCAATGGATTTTTTGGCGGAATGGCAGGTTGTGCGTTAATTGGACAATCCGTTATCAATATGAAATCAGGCGGCAGAGGACGTTTATCTACGTTGACTGCCGGTGTATTTTTGATGTTTCTTATTATCGTATTAGGGGATGTTGTAGTTAAGATACCTATGCCTGTCCTAGCAGGAGTCATGGTGATGGTAGCTATGACTACATTTAATTGGGGATCATTCAAGTTTTTGCGATCTGCTCCTCGATCCGAGTCGATCGTCATGCTTATTACAGTAGCAATTATTTTATATACACATAATTTAGCAGTGGGCGTAGTGATTGGAGTCATTTTAAGTGCGTTATTTTTCGTTGCGAAGATTTCCCGTGTGACCGTTACGAATAGAGAAGGCATTTATAAAATAACAGGGCCTTTATTTTTTGCTTCTACTACAAAGTTTATCCAGTCTTTTGAAGAAGTAACTGAAAAAAACATCGTGATTGACTTTGAAGACAGTCAATTATGGGATGAGTCAGCTGTTGGGGCAATCTTCAAAGTGAAACAAAAGCTTGAAGACAAAGGAATCAATGTTATGGTTAGCGGCTTAAATACTTCAAGTGAACAATTATATGAGAAGTTATTGTGA
- a CDS encoding recombinase family protein — protein sequence MKYGYIRPIVKDLQGKNQLLESNVAYVYKEMHGLAKKRTELETLLMTAQPGDELFFQNIEVLADSLQQFLGILRLAKRDQIIFHFLDEKLSTETLQTLVLIEQIEFFAEIQSTFLSHSSTFSLQAAKQQGKLIGRPRKSDDNLQRAFSMYDSKNYTLYEIKEETGISKSTLYRYLDERAAEKLE from the coding sequence ATGAAATATGGATATATCCGCCCCATTGTGAAGGATTTGCAAGGCAAAAATCAATTGCTAGAAAGTAATGTAGCGTACGTATACAAAGAAATGCACGGGTTAGCTAAGAAAAGAACGGAATTAGAAACATTACTGATGACTGCGCAACCTGGTGATGAGTTGTTCTTTCAAAATATAGAAGTGTTAGCTGACTCTCTGCAACAATTTCTAGGCATTTTACGCTTAGCTAAACGTGATCAAATTATATTTCATTTTCTTGATGAAAAGTTATCAACTGAAACACTGCAAACATTGGTACTTATAGAACAAATAGAATTTTTCGCAGAGATACAATCTACTTTTTTAAGCCATTCATCTACTTTTTCTCTCCAAGCTGCAAAACAACAAGGAAAACTAATCGGCCGTCCACGTAAATCTGATGATAATTTACAACGTGCATTTTCTATGTACGACAGCAAAAATTATACACTTTACGAAATAAAAGAGGAAACCGGTATTAGTAAATCGACTTTGTATCGTTATTTGGATGAACGTGCTGCTGAAAAGCTAGAATAA